In bacterium, a single window of DNA contains:
- a CDS encoding DUF4920 domain-containing protein, whose product MLLISGCSKNEQQENADKFGEGITLNKAVTMPEVLNNPESYDGQEIVVESTIKTVCQARGCWMEVESGILPMRISFKNDSFFIPKDAARRKVKMQGVLKVKEVSEEVARNYLKDAGRSDEEIGKINGAQRLLTMVASGLVIYK is encoded by the coding sequence ATGCTATTGATTTCTGGTTGTAGTAAAAATGAGCAACAAGAAAATGCCGATAAATTCGGTGAAGGGATTACTCTCAACAAAGCGGTTACGATGCCGGAAGTCTTAAATAATCCCGAATCATACGACGGACAGGAAATCGTCGTCGAATCAACAATAAAAACGGTATGTCAAGCTCGTGGTTGCTGGATGGAAGTCGAATCGGGAATATTGCCGATGCGAATCTCATTTAAAAATGATAGCTTTTTTATTCCCAAAGATGCAGCCCGCCGTAAAGTAAAAATGCAAGGCGTATTGAAAGTCAAAGAAGTCTCCGAAGAAGTGGCTCGCAATTATCTCAAAGATGCTGGACGTTCCGATGAAGAAATCGGAAAGATAAACGGGGCACAAAGACTTCTTACCATGGTAGCCAGTGGTTTGGTTATTTATAAATAA
- a CDS encoding T9SS type A sorting domain-containing protein, whose protein sequence is MAVVMSRMLSQARVLLWMLIGLCIQSVGMYSSYAQQSFLVTNGTDGPNPGPEGSLRRAVYEANTWPGQDNIIINHSDILLTSGSLIVTEGVKVSSGELPSEHLFNNWGLHADDPLNDTLWTIQAGQMVEIIGLNMFDAKIGVYIASNGCFITYNKISNCRTGIYIKGQNNGILNNAFGFAKPYPYSNYAAIEPNGTAIADHSSGFNTFLGNYFAASSETELYIGATAREDGVYGNYFGFNNPSIQSDTVFSNRALTIHGQATKIGGKKDGSYVNPNVFASYLTYGEVHSDSNVIMGNIFGLQHDGQTPAPFLAAGLTIYGDDNLIGHHTRPGRNVFGSGENASALLLIQAHRNTIIGNYFGTDSTGLSAGRLNRGIQLVSGSSENIIGGATVGERNVFSTTQVDIYVQDGTANHILGNYFGLNADGSATLVRGGIGVENAASGLILGDGSDDGRNYFVNKGTAINTHTSSRAIEVQNNVFGLMPDGVTVEPNNTALILWGHASVVHRNIFAGTNAGRAIQVFADSCFLSGNIIGADVLGNGPKGFNIALEINGENNRIGSRTSGEGNSISWSTQLISIGIGANHNHIEGNAIGLGIENQIRGGGHGISVNQARGNTIAYNKIGSIINAVNLSNTYNTHIHHNAIGVADSLGTIPRGNSGVGISITSNTFGTLIEHNTIAYNNISGISIVDVESNSNRWYWNRIYENKSGITLPSNSKNSVTPPHIMGGIANVGVWGKAQPGSRVELFLDEPGKTQASDIIGGTYADTQGTWAISVPGLSEGQTLAATQDSAFNSSLWSTRYIPSSAGNILERDHSYRAVISLGSIKAFDSISVPLRFYADAGSVISQIVMYSGDVFSWDGKNADTLDHSYPDTLIGWVKFKPESEGVFSDTLRVVYDSRVFALTLEGVATEPSVLTSEELQYSFPNTRVTYVSNRQVELYAPKAPLNVTAIRLARAGTSGYSFDGSSLPYSIDSDTLRVGVHFTPSAIGVSLDTLILSHDGYQRELRIPLQGLGLENQAPVVHTGLLRSTVLKDRIEFYAVSDEPLSSVSLKINNTTVPLQIVPAHTRMYRAEYEITADGELAFEVTANDTILNQAIALKTYVVADLGSGSTSVLRSGQAEMRILKSSARAEGYLILSEISSDNDLTNNGSNILQTCEILSTASQSWASELSFNITPAHRSDWNLTIPGFSTKHLKITRLDATGGWERSMITHADENRVYTSINESGRYALVYDSSFSEIPKSLDLAQNYPNPFNPSTSIRFGLANDGYVRIAVYNMLGQKIRNLISEQRTAGYHNVMWDGKNQKGSAVPSGIYIYRLETVDGILSKKMVLLK, encoded by the coding sequence ATGGCGGTTGTTATGTCACGCATGTTGAGTCAAGCGCGAGTGCTTTTATGGATGCTTATAGGCCTTTGTATTCAAAGTGTAGGGATGTATTCATCCTACGCGCAGCAGTCTTTTTTGGTAACCAATGGTACGGATGGCCCGAATCCGGGCCCTGAAGGATCGTTACGACGCGCCGTATATGAAGCTAATACCTGGCCGGGACAAGATAATATTATCATTAATCATAGCGATATCCTCTTGACATCCGGTTCGCTCATCGTCACGGAAGGTGTAAAAGTAAGTTCCGGAGAACTGCCGTCGGAGCATTTGTTTAATAATTGGGGCTTGCATGCGGATGATCCTTTGAATGACACACTATGGACGATTCAAGCCGGACAGATGGTTGAGATAATAGGACTCAATATGTTCGATGCTAAGATTGGGGTTTATATCGCAAGTAACGGATGCTTTATCACGTATAATAAAATATCAAACTGCCGTACCGGTATTTACATCAAGGGGCAAAATAATGGTATTCTTAACAATGCCTTCGGTTTTGCAAAGCCGTATCCGTATTCGAATTATGCGGCGATCGAGCCGAACGGTACGGCCATAGCGGATCATTCGTCGGGGTTTAATACGTTTTTGGGAAATTATTTTGCCGCGAGCAGTGAAACAGAATTGTATATCGGCGCCACGGCGCGTGAAGACGGCGTGTACGGTAACTATTTTGGATTCAACAATCCGAGCATTCAATCCGATACGGTGTTTAGCAATAGAGCGCTGACTATACACGGGCAAGCTACTAAAATCGGAGGTAAAAAGGACGGTTCGTACGTCAATCCCAATGTTTTCGCGAGTTACTTGACCTATGGCGAAGTGCATTCCGATAGTAACGTCATCATGGGCAATATTTTTGGATTGCAACATGACGGCCAAACGCCGGCGCCATTTTTGGCCGCCGGTTTGACGATTTATGGCGACGATAACCTGATTGGCCACCACACACGACCGGGACGTAATGTGTTCGGTAGCGGTGAAAACGCGTCGGCATTACTTCTTATACAAGCGCATCGCAATACCATCATCGGTAATTATTTTGGTACGGACAGTACGGGTCTCAGCGCAGGCCGGCTTAATCGGGGAATTCAGTTGGTGTCGGGGAGTTCAGAAAATATTATTGGCGGAGCGACGGTCGGAGAAAGGAATGTTTTTTCCACAACGCAAGTGGATATCTACGTTCAGGACGGCACCGCCAATCATATTCTTGGTAATTATTTTGGTTTGAATGCAGACGGAAGCGCTACGTTAGTACGTGGCGGTATTGGCGTCGAGAATGCGGCATCGGGATTGATCTTGGGCGATGGCAGCGACGACGGTCGTAATTATTTTGTCAATAAAGGTACGGCAATCAACACGCATACATCTTCCCGCGCTATCGAAGTGCAGAACAACGTTTTCGGGCTTATGCCGGATGGTGTGACGGTAGAACCGAACAATACGGCACTGATCTTGTGGGGCCATGCCAGTGTAGTACATCGAAATATATTTGCCGGAACCAATGCCGGTCGCGCAATACAGGTGTTTGCCGATTCATGCTTTTTATCGGGAAATATAATAGGGGCTGATGTTTTGGGTAACGGCCCCAAAGGATTTAATATCGCTTTAGAAATCAACGGAGAAAATAATCGCATCGGATCGCGCACGTCAGGCGAAGGAAACAGTATCTCCTGGTCCACGCAATTGATTTCAATTGGGATCGGGGCGAATCACAATCATATTGAAGGCAATGCTATCGGTCTTGGTATCGAAAATCAAATACGCGGCGGCGGGCACGGAATATCTGTTAATCAGGCTCGCGGTAACACCATCGCTTATAATAAAATCGGTTCGATAATTAATGCGGTTAATTTATCAAATACGTATAACACGCACATTCACCATAATGCTATTGGTGTAGCCGATTCACTGGGTACTATTCCGCGTGGGAATAGCGGCGTTGGGATTAGCATCACATCGAATACATTCGGCACTTTGATCGAACATAATACTATTGCCTATAATAATATTTCAGGTATCAGTATTGTCGATGTGGAGTCCAACAGTAATCGGTGGTATTGGAATCGTATTTATGAAAACAAAAGCGGTATTACGCTGCCTTCCAATTCAAAGAACAGCGTAACGCCTCCTCACATCATGGGTGGGATTGCGAATGTAGGCGTGTGGGGAAAAGCACAGCCGGGTTCGCGTGTTGAACTATTTTTAGATGAGCCCGGAAAAACACAAGCTTCGGATATTATCGGCGGTACGTACGCGGATACACAAGGTACGTGGGCAATTTCGGTTCCGGGATTATCGGAAGGTCAAACACTTGCGGCCACACAAGACAGCGCGTTCAATTCGTCCCTATGGTCAACGCGCTATATCCCTTCATCGGCGGGTAATATACTGGAGCGTGATCATAGTTACAGAGCTGTAATTTCTCTCGGAAGCATCAAGGCCTTTGATAGTATTTCCGTTCCATTACGGTTTTATGCGGATGCCGGTTCCGTTATTTCACAAATTGTGATGTATTCCGGTGATGTGTTTAGTTGGGACGGAAAAAATGCGGATACGCTGGATCATAGTTACCCCGATACGTTGATCGGATGGGTCAAATTTAAACCTGAATCCGAAGGTGTTTTTTCGGACACACTACGTGTCGTGTACGATAGCCGAGTATTTGCGTTGACCTTGGAGGGCGTCGCGACAGAACCTTCGGTACTTACATCGGAAGAACTTCAATATAGTTTTCCCAATACACGCGTAACCTATGTCTCGAATCGTCAGGTAGAACTGTATGCTCCCAAAGCGCCTCTAAATGTAACGGCTATTCGATTAGCGCGTGCCGGAACATCCGGTTATAGTTTTGATGGAAGCAGTTTACCGTATTCGATTGATAGCGATACGTTGCGCGTGGGTGTACATTTTACACCGTCGGCGATAGGTGTATCTCTGGATACGCTCATTCTTAGTCACGACGGATACCAGCGCGAACTGCGAATTCCTTTGCAGGGATTGGGTTTAGAAAATCAGGCACCGGTGGTGCACACCGGTCTTTTGCGAAGTACGGTTCTAAAAGATCGGATTGAGTTTTACGCTGTATCGGATGAACCACTATCGTCGGTTTCGCTAAAAATCAATAACACGACAGTCCCGCTACAGATCGTACCGGCGCATACGCGTATGTATCGAGCTGAATACGAAATCACAGCCGACGGGGAATTGGCTTTTGAAGTGACGGCCAATGATACGATCCTCAATCAAGCCATTGCTCTCAAAACATATGTCGTAGCCGATCTGGGTTCCGGCAGTACAAGTGTACTTCGTTCCGGTCAAGCGGAAATGCGTATCCTGAAATCATCAGCGCGCGCCGAAGGTTATTTGATTCTTTCAGAGATTTCATCGGACAACGATTTGACCAATAACGGATCAAACATTTTGCAAACTTGCGAAATCTTATCAACCGCTTCGCAGTCGTGGGCTTCGGAGTTAAGTTTTAATATCACCCCGGCACATCGGAGTGATTGGAATCTTACAATTCCCGGATTTTCTACAAAACATTTGAAAATTACACGATTAGATGCTACGGGTGGTTGGGAACGCTCTATGATCACGCACGCCGATGAAAACCGAGTATATACCAGCATCAATGAAAGCGGGCGATATGCGCTCGTATATGATTCATCCTTTTCGGAGATACCTAAGTCGTTAGATTTGGCACAGAATTATCCGAACCCATTTAATCCGAGCACAAGCATTCGATTTGGCCTTGCAAATGATGGCTATGTGCGCATCGCCGTATATAATATGCTTGGTCAAAAGATTCGCAATTTGATTTCCGAACAGCGAACAGCCGGTTATCATAACGTGATGTGGGACGGGAAAAATCAGAAAGGATCGGCGGTGCCGAGCGGTATCTATATCTACCGATTAGAGACGGTTGACGGCATACTTTCCAAAAAAATGGTATTACTCAAATAA
- a CDS encoding DinB family protein has translation MSLLRIIAKPLPNEYPAYSAKYMDLLKNDGLVLYHLMNNFLEIRHNITELSSDILHYRYAPEKWNIKETLVHMMDDERIYAYRALCFARGEKQKLPGFDQDSYAALSGASARSIQSIFAEYEAVRHATVAMFNAFTDEMLLRMGYSDENNSHRSVRAFVYHIAGHELRHWEIIKERYLERSASGGTY, from the coding sequence ATGAGTTTGCTAAGAATTATCGCGAAGCCTTTGCCCAATGAATATCCGGCTTATTCGGCCAAATATATGGATTTATTGAAAAATGACGGCCTTGTTTTATATCATTTGATGAATAATTTCCTCGAGATTCGTCACAACATCACCGAACTCTCTTCCGATATTTTACATTATCGTTACGCACCGGAAAAATGGAATATCAAAGAAACGTTGGTTCACATGATGGATGATGAACGAATTTACGCGTACCGCGCACTTTGTTTCGCGAGGGGCGAGAAACAAAAATTGCCCGGTTTTGATCAGGATAGTTATGCCGCATTAAGTGGCGCGAGCGCGCGAAGTATCCAGAGTATTTTTGCGGAATACGAAGCCGTGCGTCATGCAACCGTGGCCATGTTTAATGCTTTTACCGATGAGATGTTATTGCGCATGGGATATTCCGATGAAAATAATAGTCATCGATCCGTACGTGCTTTTGTTTATCATATTGCCGGCCATGAGTTACGTCATTGGGAAATCATCAAAGAACGCTATTTAGAACGGTCCGCAAGTGGCGGTACGTATTAG
- a CDS encoding MBL fold metallo-hydrolase yields MFWNWFLASGLFLSLNSNLFSQAQDSIRIRTVPVAGKVWMMDCENGFGGGNVAVMAGDEGVLLVDAMYASMTEKMKKAATSLSNLPIRWVVNSHFHRDHIEGNKNLRTSAVIIGQENIAKRLRSKHTQTTPTLDMMPSVFLSDSLILTVNGEDIRIIHIPGSHTSADVVVYFTQSNVLHLGDLFFHGMFPGVYSDGGGNIHQLIASLDKIEKMFPADVKIIPGHGPLATMPALHEYIIMLKETVTAAEEGLRNKQTSDQLLKTPVFQKYNYLGEGGAQTTEQYINMLYKLLSESK; encoded by the coding sequence ATGTTTTGGAATTGGTTTTTAGCGAGCGGACTATTTTTATCTCTTAACAGTAATCTTTTCTCGCAAGCGCAGGATAGTATTCGTATTCGCACCGTACCCGTCGCCGGTAAGGTGTGGATGATGGATTGTGAAAACGGATTTGGCGGCGGTAATGTAGCTGTGATGGCCGGTGATGAAGGTGTCTTGTTGGTGGATGCGATGTACGCCTCTATGACTGAAAAAATGAAAAAAGCGGCCACTTCGCTTTCCAATTTACCCATCCGGTGGGTGGTCAATTCGCATTTTCATCGTGACCACATCGAAGGAAACAAAAATCTGCGTACATCTGCGGTTATTATAGGACAGGAAAACATAGCCAAGCGTTTGCGTAGTAAGCATACCCAAACCACACCGACTCTGGATATGATGCCGAGCGTATTTTTATCGGATAGTCTTATCCTAACCGTCAATGGGGAAGATATTCGCATTATTCACATACCCGGAAGTCACACGTCAGCCGATGTCGTGGTGTATTTTACTCAATCCAATGTACTTCATCTCGGTGATTTATTTTTTCATGGCATGTTCCCGGGCGTGTACAGTGACGGCGGAGGGAATATTCACCAATTGATTGCATCGCTGGACAAAATAGAAAAGATGTTTCCTGCGGATGTCAAAATCATACCGGGGCACGGGCCATTGGCTACGATGCCAGCGCTGCATGAATATATCATTATGCTCAAAGAGACCGTAACAGCTGCGGAAGAAGGCCTAAGGAATAAACAAACGTCGGATCAACTTTTGAAGACCCCCGTATTTCAAAAATATAATTACCTCGGTGAAGGCGGAGCTCAGACTACGGAGCAGTATATAAATATGCTGTACAAACTACTTTCAGAATCAAAATAA
- a CDS encoding DUF1761 domain-containing protein, translating to MEKLGMGELNFLAIAVAGFAYFMLGALWFSPFIAGSYYDKALGFTRTKDMKWGVIYYIGPFMGCIISTFATAILIQWCSITSVTDAVKLGLLVGVGYGMVISITNAINPNTPRPLMYGLATGGYHVIGNTLASVLMYMI from the coding sequence ATGGAGAAACTAGGTATGGGAGAGTTGAATTTCTTGGCTATCGCGGTTGCGGGGTTTGCTTATTTCATGTTGGGAGCCTTGTGGTTCTCACCGTTTATTGCGGGTTCTTATTATGATAAAGCTTTGGGATTTACACGCACCAAAGACATGAAGTGGGGTGTTATCTATTATATTGGCCCATTTATGGGGTGCATCATTTCAACCTTTGCCACAGCCATACTGATACAATGGTGCTCGATTACAAGCGTAACAGATGCTGTAAAATTAGGTTTACTCGTTGGTGTGGGGTACGGTATGGTTATTTCCATTACCAATGCCATTAACCCAAATACTCCGAGACCACTCATGTATGGTTTAGCGACAGGCGGTTATCATGTGATTGGAAATACATTGGCTTCAGTTCTTATGTATATGATCTGA